From Pseudomonas sp. FP2335, the proteins below share one genomic window:
- a CDS encoding LysR family transcriptional regulator: MELKHLRAFVVLAQELHFGRAAAQLAIVQPALSMQIKVLESGLGVRLLDRNRHSVTLTDAGRAFLPEAQATLHQAARAADAARASNRGEIGRVRLGFVSSVLPHLLPQLIRAVHQRYPRIELELKDMPGPDQAAALKQGLLDFGLMRLPAAHPGVQTRAVLHEHFCVALPVDHPLAAQASIHPGDLLQVPVYILARRYAPGFYDEFIQAVGMPLQIASELGEFTTMLALVSAGLGVGVLPQQAARALPANCVARQLQLGTFQATTGLAWTELDSAVKTTLFNLIVELFGE, translated from the coding sequence ATGGAGCTGAAGCACTTGCGCGCCTTTGTGGTGCTTGCCCAGGAGCTGCATTTCGGCCGTGCGGCGGCGCAGTTGGCGATCGTGCAGCCCGCGCTGAGCATGCAGATCAAAGTGCTGGAAAGTGGCCTGGGCGTGCGCTTGCTGGACCGCAATCGCCACTCGGTGACCTTGACCGACGCCGGCCGCGCGTTTCTGCCGGAAGCCCAGGCCACCCTGCACCAGGCGGCGCGGGCGGCGGATGCGGCGCGGGCGTCCAATCGCGGTGAAATCGGCCGGGTGCGCCTGGGTTTTGTGTCGTCGGTGCTGCCGCACCTGTTGCCCCAGTTGATCCGCGCGGTGCACCAGCGCTACCCGCGCATCGAACTGGAACTCAAGGACATGCCCGGCCCCGATCAGGCTGCGGCGCTGAAGCAGGGCCTGCTGGATTTCGGCCTGATGCGCCTGCCCGCCGCCCACCCCGGGGTGCAGACCCGAGCGGTGCTGCACGAGCATTTCTGCGTGGCCTTGCCGGTGGATCATCCCTTGGCGGCACAAGCGTCGATCCACCCCGGCGACCTGCTCCAGGTGCCGGTGTACATCCTGGCGCGACGTTATGCGCCGGGCTTCTACGACGAGTTTATCCAGGCCGTGGGCATGCCCTTGCAGATCGCCTCCGAGCTGGGGGAGTTCACCACCATGCTCGCACTGGTCTCCGCCGGGCTGGGCGTGGGGGTGTTGCCGCAGCAGGCGGCGCGGGCGCTGCCGGCCAATTGCGTGGCGCGCCAGTTGCAGTTGGGGACGTTCCAGGCCACCACCGGCCTGGCCTGGACCGAGTTGGACAGCGCGGTCAAGACCACCTTGTTCAACCTGATCGTGGAATTGTTTGGCGAATGA
- a CDS encoding aldehyde dehydrogenase family protein, translated as MSDIPLLPQVEAFLRRDHGLFIDGASVRSHSSQTLAVVNPANGEVIAHVADADLSDIDAAVASANRGFAQWSQAAPATRGQVLLKLADLLERNREELAQIETCQSGKIIQIARAFEVDQAAHFLRYYAGWATKISGQTITPSLPSFNGERYTAFTLREPVGVVVGIVPWNFSTMIAIWKLASALVTGCSIIIKPSEFTPLTILRIAELAIDAGLPAGVLNVLTGGGHVGKGLVEHPDTHKVSFTGSVPTGIAVGRSAMGAGLTRATLELGGKNAAGFLRDVDVDKAVDGIFEAGFLHAGQICAAAERFYVHRSQLDAVLEKLKQRLSRLTIGSPLDERTEFGPVTHHQHQLKLLGYIAQARAEHNTIIHGGTLLDRPGCYIEPTVILANHAHDTLLNEETFGPIATFLPYDDEDELLALMNRGPYGLSASLWTNDLGKALRMVPAINAGTLWVNMHTLLDPAVPFGGNRSSGVGREFGAAFIEDYTELKSVMIRY; from the coding sequence ATGAGCGATATTCCGCTGCTGCCTCAAGTCGAAGCATTTTTGCGTCGCGACCACGGGCTGTTCATCGACGGCGCCAGCGTGCGCAGCCATTCCAGCCAGACCCTGGCCGTGGTCAACCCGGCCAACGGCGAGGTCATTGCCCACGTGGCCGATGCCGACCTCAGCGACATCGACGCCGCCGTGGCTTCGGCCAATCGCGGCTTCGCGCAATGGTCCCAGGCCGCCCCGGCAACACGCGGCCAGGTACTGCTCAAGCTCGCCGACCTGCTGGAGCGCAACCGCGAAGAACTGGCGCAGATCGAGACCTGCCAGTCGGGCAAGATCATCCAGATCGCCCGTGCGTTCGAGGTCGACCAGGCCGCGCACTTCCTGCGCTATTACGCGGGCTGGGCCACCAAGATCAGCGGCCAGACCATCACCCCGTCGCTGCCCTCGTTCAACGGCGAGCGCTACACCGCCTTTACTCTGCGCGAGCCGGTGGGCGTGGTGGTGGGCATCGTGCCGTGGAATTTCTCGACCATGATCGCCATCTGGAAACTCGCCTCGGCGCTGGTCACCGGTTGCAGCATCATCATCAAGCCCAGCGAATTCACCCCGCTGACCATCCTGCGCATCGCCGAGCTGGCGATTGACGCCGGGCTGCCGGCTGGCGTGCTCAACGTGCTGACCGGCGGCGGCCACGTCGGCAAGGGCCTGGTCGAACACCCAGACACCCACAAAGTCTCCTTCACCGGCTCGGTGCCCACCGGCATCGCCGTGGGCCGCAGTGCCATGGGCGCCGGCCTGACCCGTGCCACCCTGGAACTGGGCGGCAAGAATGCCGCCGGGTTCCTGCGCGATGTGGACGTGGACAAGGCCGTGGACGGCATCTTCGAAGCCGGTTTCCTGCACGCCGGGCAAATCTGCGCAGCGGCCGAGCGTTTCTACGTGCATCGCTCGCAGCTCGACGCCGTACTGGAAAAACTCAAGCAGCGCCTCAGCCGCCTGACCATCGGCTCGCCCCTGGACGAACGCACCGAATTCGGCCCGGTCACGCACCATCAACACCAACTCAAACTACTCGGCTACATCGCCCAGGCCCGCGCCGAACACAACACCATCATCCATGGCGGCACCCTGCTCGACCGTCCCGGCTGCTACATCGAACCTACCGTGATCCTCGCCAACCATGCCCACGACACCCTGCTCAACGAAGAAACCTTCGGCCCCATCGCGACCTTTTTGCCTTATGACGACGAAGACGAACTGCTCGCACTGATGAACAGAGGCCCCTACGGCCTCAGCGCCAGCCTGTGGACCAACGACCTGGGCAAGGCCCTGCGCATGGTCCCGGCGATCAACGCAGGGACGTTGTGGGTGAACATGCACACCCTGCTCGACCCGGCGGTGCCGTTTGGCGGCAACCGGTCCTCGGGGGTTGGGCGGGAGTTTGGCGCAGCATTCATTGAGGATTACACCGAGCTCAAATCGGTGATGATCCGCTACTGA
- a CDS encoding APC family permease, producing MSSNDRLTAHLNRGTVGFPTALASTIGLIMASPVILTATMGFGIGGSAFALAMLIAVVMMLAQATTFAEAAAILPTTGSVYDYINCGMGRFFAITGTLSAYLIVHVFAGTAETILAGVMALVNFEHLNTLAESAGGSWLLGVGFVLVFGVLNAFGVSAFGRAEIILTFGMWTTLMVFGVLGLIAAPAVQLDGWFGVSLVGTDVITVLSLVGMAMFMFVGCEFVTPLAPDLRQSAKVMPRAMMLGLMGVASCMFIYGAAMKRQVENVVLDAASGVHLLDTPMAIPRFAEQVMGQVGPLWLGIGFLFAGAATINTLMAGVPRILYGMAVDGALPKVFTYLHPRFKTPLLCILVAMLIPCLHALYLGGNTDTIMHLVLAAVCAWSFAYLLVTLSVVILRIRRPDLPRAYRSPWFPLPQIVSSAGILLGMWFITPPGMNPADIYVPFGVMLGGTALYALFWTLVVQRVNPFKPASVEEVLAKEFSYHAEQAGHGYSDFAAKAV from the coding sequence ATGTCGAGCAATGACCGACTCACCGCGCACCTCAACCGGGGCACGGTAGGTTTCCCCACCGCGCTGGCCAGTACCATCGGCCTGATCATGGCCAGCCCGGTGATTCTCACCGCCACCATGGGCTTCGGCATCGGCGGCAGCGCGTTTGCCCTGGCGATGCTGATCGCCGTGGTAATGATGCTGGCCCAGGCCACGACCTTTGCCGAAGCCGCCGCCATCCTGCCCACCACCGGCTCGGTGTACGACTACATCAACTGCGGCATGGGGCGTTTTTTCGCGATCACCGGCACCTTGTCCGCCTACCTGATCGTGCATGTGTTTGCCGGCACGGCCGAGACCATCCTCGCCGGGGTGATGGCGCTGGTGAACTTCGAACACCTCAATACCCTGGCCGAGTCGGCCGGTGGCTCGTGGCTGCTGGGGGTGGGGTTCGTGCTGGTGTTCGGCGTGCTGAACGCGTTTGGTGTCAGCGCGTTTGGCCGTGCGGAAATCATCCTCACCTTTGGCATGTGGACCACCCTGATGGTCTTCGGCGTCCTTGGCCTGATTGCCGCGCCGGCGGTGCAGTTGGACGGCTGGTTCGGTGTGTCGCTGGTGGGCACCGACGTGATCACCGTGCTGTCGCTGGTGGGCATGGCGATGTTCATGTTTGTCGGCTGCGAATTTGTCACGCCGTTGGCGCCGGACTTGCGCCAGTCGGCCAAGGTGATGCCGCGCGCGATGATGCTCGGGCTGATGGGCGTGGCGTCGTGCATGTTCATCTATGGCGCGGCGATGAAGCGCCAGGTGGAAAACGTAGTGCTCGACGCCGCCTCGGGCGTGCACTTGCTGGACACCCCGATGGCCATCCCCAGGTTCGCCGAGCAGGTGATGGGGCAGGTCGGCCCGCTGTGGCTGGGCATCGGGTTTCTGTTTGCCGGTGCGGCGACCATCAACACCCTGATGGCGGGTGTGCCGCGGATTCTCTACGGCATGGCGGTGGACGGCGCGCTGCCCAAGGTCTTTACCTATTTGCACCCGCGCTTCAAGACGCCGCTGCTGTGCATCCTGGTGGCGATGCTGATCCCGTGCCTGCACGCGTTGTATCTGGGCGGCAACACCGACACCATCATGCACTTGGTGCTGGCGGCGGTGTGTGCCTGGAGCTTTGCCTACCTGCTGGTGACGCTGTCGGTGGTGATCCTGCGCATTCGTCGCCCGGATCTGCCACGGGCGTACCGCTCGCCGTGGTTCCCGCTGCCGCAGATCGTGTCGAGCGCGGGCATCCTGCTGGGCATGTGGTTCATCACGCCACCGGGGATGAACCCGGCCGACATCTACGTGCCGTTCGGCGTGATGCTCGGCGGTACGGCGCTGTATGCGTTGTTCTGGACCCTGGTGGTGCAGAGGGTCAACCCGTTCAAGCCCGCCTCGGTAGAAGAGGTGTTGGCCAAGGAATTCAGTTATCACGCGGAGCAGGCTGGCCATGGTTATAGCGACTTTGCGGCAAAAGCTGTTTGA
- a CDS encoding helix-turn-helix domain-containing protein has translation MDQRIKLVIDWLSGDFSKSQLARRFDVSRPTVDKWISRHVDGDLKSLAELSRRPHTSPNKTDDEILARIVAMKEAHDKWGPKKLVRLLRIEDPSVAWPSPSTAGQWLDRLGLVSKRRFKRRHSTAHREMREANEPNKTWCVDYKGQFKMLNAQMCYPLTVTDHASRLILACRAHPKIMTLPVKHAFERLFQEYGMPEVIRSDNGVPFASPGLARMSTLAVWWIRLGIYPERTMPGRPAQNGRHERMHRSLKFELPLGKNLIEQQLLLEHFRHEFNYIRPHEALGMKRPGEVYVPSTRPYPGCLPDVEYAAEMKVRSVRQNGSIMWKGKLLFVSEALSGERIALKEVEDDVWDLYLCDYPLGRLGRGMSRVQA, from the coding sequence ATGGATCAACGAATCAAACTGGTCATCGACTGGCTTTCTGGTGACTTCAGCAAAAGCCAGCTAGCTCGGCGCTTCGACGTCAGTCGACCAACTGTAGATAAATGGATCTCTCGTCACGTTGACGGCGATTTGAAGTCGTTGGCAGAGCTGTCTCGACGACCTCATACCAGCCCAAACAAGACTGACGATGAGATCTTGGCTCGCATAGTGGCGATGAAAGAAGCGCACGATAAATGGGGGCCGAAGAAGCTTGTCAGGCTATTACGAATCGAGGATCCGTCAGTCGCCTGGCCATCGCCCAGCACGGCAGGCCAATGGCTTGACCGGCTTGGGCTGGTCAGTAAACGGCGCTTCAAGCGACGGCACAGCACTGCTCACAGGGAAATGCGCGAAGCCAACGAGCCCAACAAGACGTGGTGCGTTGATTACAAGGGGCAGTTCAAGATGCTCAACGCCCAGATGTGCTATCCCCTGACCGTTACGGACCATGCCTCTCGCTTGATTTTGGCCTGCAGGGCCCACCCCAAAATCATGACCTTGCCCGTCAAACACGCATTCGAGAGGCTTTTTCAAGAGTACGGGATGCCGGAAGTCATTCGCTCTGACAACGGCGTTCCTTTTGCTTCTCCAGGCCTGGCAAGAATGTCCACACTGGCAGTTTGGTGGATCCGCCTGGGTATCTACCCGGAGCGAACCATGCCGGGAAGACCTGCCCAGAACGGCCGGCACGAACGGATGCATCGTAGTTTGAAGTTTGAGTTGCCACTGGGGAAAAACCTGATTGAGCAGCAGCTCCTGCTGGAGCATTTTCGACATGAATTCAACTACATACGACCTCACGAGGCGCTGGGCATGAAGCGCCCGGGTGAGGTATATGTGCCGTCTACTCGACCTTATCCAGGATGTCTGCCGGATGTGGAGTATGCCGCGGAAATGAAAGTACGAAGCGTCAGACAGAACGGCTCAATCATGTGGAAAGGAAAGTTGTTGTTTGTAAGCGAAGCGCTATCAGGAGAGCGGATTGCGCTCAAAGAAGTTGAAGATGATGTTTGGGATCTGTACCTGTGTGACTATCCCCTAGGGAGGCTTGGACGAGGCATGAGCCGCGTCCAAGCCTAA
- a CDS encoding glutathione S-transferase family protein codes for MSQPAIKLYGFPLSGHSHRVELMLSLLGLPTEFILVDLKHGAHKAPDFLATINSFGQVPAIDDNGTVLADSNAILVYLASRYGKGQWLPSDPVGQARVQRWLSAAAGQLHVGPASARLAVVFGAQIDTVDAISRAHALLQLVEQQLSQSRFLASDQPSIADIAFYTYIAHAPEGNVSLADYPQVRAWLASIEALPGFVGMPRTAAGLQQA; via the coding sequence ATGTCCCAGCCTGCGATCAAACTGTATGGTTTCCCGTTGTCCGGCCACTCCCATCGAGTCGAGCTGATGCTGTCCCTGCTGGGCTTGCCCACCGAATTCATCCTGGTGGACCTCAAGCACGGCGCACACAAGGCGCCGGACTTCCTCGCCACGATCAACAGTTTTGGCCAGGTACCGGCCATCGATGACAACGGCACGGTACTGGCCGACTCCAATGCGATCCTGGTGTACCTCGCCAGTCGATATGGCAAAGGCCAATGGCTGCCCAGCGATCCGGTGGGCCAGGCCCGTGTGCAGCGTTGGTTGTCGGCGGCTGCCGGTCAACTGCATGTCGGTCCGGCTTCTGCGCGTTTGGCGGTGGTGTTTGGCGCCCAGATCGATACGGTTGACGCCATCAGCCGCGCCCATGCCTTGCTGCAGCTGGTGGAGCAGCAACTGAGCCAAAGCCGCTTCCTCGCCAGCGACCAACCGAGCATCGCCGATATTGCCTTCTACACCTATATCGCCCATGCGCCGGAGGGCAATGTGTCGCTGGCCGACTACCCTCAGGTGCGCGCCTGGCTGGCCAGCATCGAGGCGTTGCCAGGTTTTGTCGGCATGCCGCGCACGGCGGCCGGCCTACAACAGGCCTGA
- a CDS encoding LysR family transcriptional regulator: MERYRDMQLFAALAGQPSLASAARRAQVSGPTLVRAVARLEARLRVALLERSTQGVSLTDAGRAYLADCLRLLAAVDAAEASAKGLHVQAQGNLRVFLPLLFSRYVMAPVLADYLQRYPEVRLNARYHDYYPNLHEEGLDVAILVGELPSSSLIARPLGQVRQILCASPDYLNAHGEPRHPRDLKQHRLIANAEQVDWGFPGYPLKTRARLSCATVQGAINAALQGAGLVRCLSYPLHEHLHNGQLRRVLQAYEQAPLPVHVVYREGRNAPMRVRSFVDHCVAALREHPAFQLA; encoded by the coding sequence ATGGAGCGCTATCGCGACATGCAGCTGTTCGCCGCGCTGGCCGGGCAGCCGAGCCTGGCGTCGGCGGCGCGCAGGGCTCAGGTCTCGGGCCCGACCCTGGTACGCGCGGTTGCACGTTTGGAAGCGCGCCTGCGCGTGGCATTGCTTGAGCGCAGCACCCAGGGGGTGAGCCTCACCGACGCCGGCCGCGCCTACCTGGCTGACTGCTTGCGCCTGCTCGCCGCCGTGGACGCCGCCGAGGCATCGGCCAAGGGCTTGCATGTGCAGGCCCAGGGCAATCTGCGGGTGTTCCTGCCGTTGCTGTTCAGCCGGTATGTGATGGCGCCGGTGTTGGCCGACTATCTGCAGCGCTATCCCGAGGTGCGCCTCAATGCCCGCTACCACGACTATTACCCCAACCTGCACGAAGAGGGGCTGGACGTGGCGATCCTTGTTGGTGAACTGCCCAGCTCGTCACTGATCGCCCGGCCGCTGGGGCAGGTGCGGCAGATCCTCTGTGCCAGCCCCGACTACCTCAACGCCCACGGCGAACCCCGGCATCCGCGAGACCTCAAGCAGCATCGGCTGATCGCCAATGCCGAGCAGGTGGATTGGGGGTTTCCCGGCTACCCGCTCAAGACTCGCGCACGCTTGAGTTGCGCCACCGTGCAAGGCGCGATCAATGCGGCGCTGCAGGGTGCAGGCCTGGTGCGCTGCCTGAGCTATCCGTTGCACGAGCACCTGCATAACGGCCAATTGCGCCGGGTGTTGCAGGCGTATGAGCAGGCACCGTTGCCAGTGCACGTGGTGTACCGCGAAGGCCGCAACGCACCGATGCGCGTGCGCAGTTTTGTCGATCACTGTGTTGCGGCATTGCGCGAGCATCCGGCATTTCAGCTGGCGTAA
- a CDS encoding pyridoxamine 5'-phosphate oxidase family protein → MNPIEHSPWHAGERQMQAAVGVADRMAVVGPKVIRDHLPEQHRDFYPLLPYLLLGVVDAQGIPWATMVEGAPGFAHSPDPQTLQVDSLPPLNDPARAGFYPGAAVGVLGIDLNTRRRNRMNGRIGSLDHEGFSVAVVHSFGNCPKYIQVRPVDGVARKPGVQSERSDSLDERAQTLIRNADTFFVASYVDTDGERSVDVSHRGGNTGFVRVEGDVLTIPDFAGNLFFNTLGNLQLNPVAGLLFIDFESGDVLQVAGRTALILDGPQVAEFEGAQRLWTLTVEHVVKRPAALALRWQFAEFSPFSLGTGRW, encoded by the coding sequence ATGAACCCGATCGAACATTCCCCCTGGCATGCCGGTGAACGGCAGATGCAAGCCGCCGTTGGCGTGGCCGACCGCATGGCGGTGGTCGGGCCCAAGGTGATCCGTGACCACTTGCCGGAGCAACACCGAGATTTTTATCCGTTGTTGCCCTACCTGCTGCTGGGCGTGGTGGATGCGCAGGGCATCCCGTGGGCGACGATGGTGGAAGGCGCGCCGGGGTTCGCCCACTCGCCGGACCCGCAGACCTTGCAGGTCGACAGCCTGCCGCCCCTGAACGACCCGGCCCGCGCGGGGTTTTATCCAGGGGCGGCGGTGGGGGTGCTGGGGATCGATCTCAACACCCGGCGCCGCAACCGCATGAACGGACGGATTGGCAGCCTTGATCACGAGGGTTTCTCGGTGGCGGTGGTGCACTCGTTCGGCAATTGTCCCAAGTACATCCAGGTGCGCCCGGTCGATGGGGTTGCGCGCAAACCCGGCGTACAGAGCGAGCGCTCCGACAGCCTGGATGAGCGCGCACAAACGCTGATCCGCAACGCCGACACCTTCTTCGTCGCCAGCTACGTGGACACCGATGGCGAGCGCTCGGTGGACGTCTCCCACCGTGGCGGCAACACCGGCTTCGTGCGGGTCGAGGGAGACGTGCTGACCATCCCCGACTTTGCCGGCAACCTGTTCTTCAACACGCTGGGCAACTTGCAGTTGAACCCGGTGGCGGGGTTGTTGTTTATCGACTTTGAATCCGGGGACGTGCTGCAGGTGGCCGGGCGTACCGCGCTGATTCTCGACGGGCCGCAGGTGGCAGAGTTCGAGGGCGCACAACGCTTGTGGACGCTGACCGTGGAACATGTGGTCAAGCGCCCGGCGGCGTTGGCGTTGCGCTGGCAGTTTGCAGAGTTTTCGCCGTTCAGTCTGGGAACGGGGCGTTGGTAG
- a CDS encoding GntP family permease — MLGMANDTYLLLDALVTIIGLILLITHLKVHPFVALTVAAGFLGLTSGMPVDKVMKAFQDGFGGVLGFVGIILGLGTMLGKLMADSGGADQIARTLIRAFGKRRVHWAMMFSAFLVGIPLFFEIGFVLLIPLVFIVARRTGLSLIKVGMPLLAGLSVVHGLVPPHPGPLLAIGIFGADIGKTIFYGLIVGLPTAVIAGPLFGNLISRYVPGTPSPELMEQLAKESSGENLPGFGITVTTILLPVVLMLLKTFADVAFAADSSLRVWMDFIGHPITALLAALLLAFYTFGAARGFSREHLSKLLDASLAPTAAIVLIVGAGGGFKQMLVASGVGDVIGHMAVRAEISPILLAWLVAAVIRVATGSATVATITGAGIVAPVIGLLPGVNRELLVLATGAGSLVLSHVNDAGFWLVKQYFNMTVVETFKTWTLMETVLSFAALGFIMLLSLVV; from the coding sequence ATGCTCGGCATGGCTAACGACACTTATCTGCTACTCGATGCACTGGTCACGATTATCGGATTGATATTGTTGATCACCCACCTCAAGGTCCACCCCTTTGTTGCCCTGACCGTGGCCGCGGGTTTCTTGGGGCTCACCTCCGGCATGCCCGTGGACAAGGTGATGAAAGCCTTCCAGGACGGCTTTGGCGGCGTGCTGGGGTTTGTCGGCATCATCCTTGGCCTGGGCACCATGCTCGGCAAGTTGATGGCCGATTCCGGCGGCGCCGACCAGATCGCCCGCACCCTGATCCGTGCCTTCGGCAAGCGGCGGGTGCACTGGGCGATGATGTTTTCGGCGTTCCTGGTGGGCATTCCACTGTTTTTTGAAATCGGCTTTGTGCTGCTGATCCCACTGGTGTTCATCGTGGCGCGGCGCACCGGGCTGTCGCTGATCAAGGTCGGCATGCCGCTGCTGGCCGGGTTGTCGGTGGTGCACGGGCTGGTGCCGCCCCATCCAGGCCCGTTGTTGGCCATCGGCATCTTCGGCGCAGACATCGGCAAGACGATTTTCTACGGGCTGATCGTCGGCCTGCCCACCGCGGTGATCGCCGGGCCGCTGTTTGGCAACCTGATCTCGCGCTATGTGCCCGGCACGCCGTCGCCGGAATTGATGGAACAGTTGGCCAAGGAATCCTCCGGTGAAAACCTGCCGGGCTTTGGTATCACCGTCACCACCATCCTGTTGCCTGTGGTGCTGATGCTGCTCAAAACCTTCGCCGACGTGGCCTTTGCCGCCGACAGCAGCTTGCGGGTGTGGATGGACTTTATCGGCCACCCCATCACCGCCCTGCTCGCGGCCTTGCTGCTGGCGTTCTACACCTTTGGCGCGGCGCGGGGTTTCTCGCGCGAACACCTGAGCAAACTGCTGGATGCCAGCCTCGCGCCCACTGCTGCGATTGTGCTGATCGTCGGCGCCGGTGGTGGTTTCAAACAGATGCTGGTAGCCAGCGGCGTGGGTGATGTGATCGGGCATATGGCGGTGCGTGCCGAGATTTCGCCGATCCTGCTGGCGTGGCTGGTGGCGGCGGTGATTCGCGTTGCGACCGGCTCTGCCACTGTCGCCACCATCACCGGCGCGGGCATCGTCGCCCCGGTGATCGGCTTGCTGCCTGGCGTCAACCGCGAGTTGCTGGTGCTCGCCACCGGCGCCGGTTCGCTGGTGCTGTCCCATGTCAACGACGCCGGTTTCTGGCTGGTGAAGCAGTACTTCAACATGACCGTCGTCGAAACCTTCAAGACCTGGACGCTGATGGAGACCGTGCTCTCCTTCGCCGCCCTGGGGTTCATCATGCTGCTGTCGTTGGTGGTGTGA
- a CDS encoding LysR family transcriptional regulator, producing the protein MDRFHEMQVFLAVAEEQGFAAAARRLNTSPPSVTRAIAAMEARIGTQLLARTTRSLHLTEAGQRYLEDCRRILAELDEAEEAAAGSYSIPCGHLTVTAPVLFGELYVAPVLGAYLDRFPLVTINALLVDRVVNMTDEGVDVAVRIGHLHEPGQQAIQVGEVRRVVCAAPGYLDRHGRPSHPAQLRDAQIATSSSSQLVSEWTFVDAGQPLSVPIEPRLVVSANNAAINLARLGWGVTRVLSYQVAALVEAGELEIVLQAFEPAPLPIQVVFQKSARVPAKVLSFVDFLGERLGQDAALNRRN; encoded by the coding sequence ATGGATCGATTCCACGAAATGCAGGTGTTCCTCGCGGTGGCCGAGGAGCAGGGCTTCGCCGCCGCCGCACGCCGCTTGAACACCTCGCCACCGAGCGTGACGCGGGCCATCGCCGCCATGGAGGCGCGCATTGGCACGCAATTGCTGGCGCGTACCACACGCAGCCTGCACCTGACCGAGGCGGGCCAGCGTTATCTGGAAGACTGTCGGCGCATCCTGGCCGAACTGGATGAAGCCGAAGAGGCTGCGGCGGGCAGTTATTCGATCCCCTGTGGCCACCTCACGGTGACCGCGCCGGTGCTGTTTGGCGAACTGTATGTGGCGCCGGTGCTGGGGGCGTATCTGGACCGTTTTCCCTTGGTCACGATCAATGCGCTGCTGGTCGACCGCGTGGTCAACATGACCGACGAAGGTGTCGACGTGGCCGTGCGCATCGGTCATCTGCACGAACCGGGGCAGCAGGCGATCCAGGTCGGTGAAGTGCGGCGCGTGGTGTGTGCTGCGCCGGGGTACCTGGACAGGCATGGGCGGCCGTCGCATCCGGCGCAGTTGCGTGACGCTCAGATCGCCACGTCGTCGTCCAGCCAATTGGTCAGTGAGTGGACGTTTGTCGACGCCGGCCAGCCGCTCAGCGTGCCCATCGAGCCGCGCCTGGTGGTTTCGGCCAATAACGCCGCGATCAACCTGGCGCGGCTCGGCTGGGGCGTGACGCGGGTGTTGTCGTATCAAGTCGCGGCGCTGGTGGAAGCGGGGGAACTGGAGATCGTGCTGCAAGCCTTTGAACCGGCGCCGCTGCCGATCCAGGTGGTGTTCCAGAAGAGCGCCCGGGTGCCGGCCAAGGTCCTCAGCTTTGTGGATTTTCTTGGCGAGCGCCTGGGCCAGGACGCCGCCCTGAACCGGCGCAATTGA
- a CDS encoding DUF3156 family protein, with protein sequence MVIATLRQKLFELFRADRAPSGYRPGLTLERLRRNLGLAQLEVDGVAFEIVERTESQLLMHLVLTEFVLRVPAATQGMACLEVHHGGAIRRSGMRVRQRGGDPTLGRELQACIEADAALFAALMPLDFKRLRIDLQGGQWCVRLEHMGGSEVVNRLPAFRRYIALSAVQREHLLASLAGLQRLLSSR encoded by the coding sequence ATGGTTATAGCGACTTTGCGGCAAAAGCTGTTTGAGCTGTTTCGCGCTGATCGAGCGCCGTCGGGCTATCGCCCGGGGCTGACCCTTGAGCGTTTGCGGCGCAACCTCGGGCTGGCGCAGCTTGAGGTGGATGGCGTGGCGTTCGAGATTGTCGAGCGCACCGAATCACAGTTGTTGATGCACCTGGTGCTGACCGAATTTGTACTGCGCGTGCCTGCTGCGACACAGGGCATGGCATGCCTGGAGGTGCACCATGGCGGCGCGATTCGGCGCAGCGGGATGCGCGTGCGTCAGCGTGGCGGTGACCCGACGCTGGGGCGTGAACTGCAGGCGTGCATCGAGGCGGATGCGGCGTTGTTCGCGGCGCTGATGCCCCTGGACTTCAAGCGCCTGCGCATCGACCTGCAAGGCGGGCAATGGTGCGTGCGCCTGGAGCATATGGGCGGCAGTGAGGTGGTCAATCGCCTGCCGGCGTTCCGGCGGTACATCGCGTTGAGCGCTGTGCAGCGCGAGCATCTGCTCGCCAGCCTGGCGGGCCTGCAACGGCTGTTGTCGAGCCGCTGA